One window of the Conexibacter sp. SYSU D00693 genome contains the following:
- a CDS encoding glycosyltransferase: MRVLAVGNLYPPAATGGYERILRGCVLALRAAGHEVEVLTTAPVPGALVDEEVDPGVRRALRWYWRDFAWPAMSHREVLGLERHNRAALRRTLEEVRPDVVAWWQLGGMSLSAVELVRRAGVRSIGLVGDDWMTYGPVHDRWHETWGWHPRWQRLGAALTGVPTRLRLADGARWLFISEFLRERAVARHGPLPDTGLLHPGVSPERFPAAPAAPWSGRLAYVGRVEEGKGVHVAVEALAELPASYRLVVDGPANDAYAGRLRALAAQRGVADRLELRRTPSAEVARAYAGADCILFPNLWDEPWGLVPLEAMSVGRPVVSTATGGSAEFLLHERTCLRIPREDPRALAAAVLRLEREPALREALVVAGRERVAGLTEAAFEAGYVAEVEALAHRASSAA; encoded by the coding sequence GTGAGGGTCCTGGCCGTGGGCAACCTCTACCCGCCCGCGGCGACGGGCGGCTACGAGCGGATCCTCCGCGGCTGCGTGCTCGCGCTGCGGGCGGCCGGCCACGAGGTCGAGGTGCTCACCACGGCGCCGGTGCCCGGCGCGCTCGTGGACGAGGAGGTCGACCCCGGTGTGCGGCGCGCGCTGCGCTGGTACTGGCGCGACTTCGCCTGGCCGGCGATGTCGCACCGCGAGGTCCTGGGGCTCGAGCGCCACAACCGCGCGGCGCTGCGCCGGACCCTGGAGGAGGTGCGGCCCGACGTCGTCGCCTGGTGGCAGCTCGGCGGCATGTCGCTGTCGGCGGTCGAGCTCGTCCGGCGCGCCGGCGTGCGGTCGATCGGCCTGGTCGGCGACGACTGGATGACCTACGGCCCGGTCCACGACCGCTGGCACGAGACCTGGGGCTGGCACCCCCGCTGGCAGCGCCTCGGCGCCGCCCTGACCGGCGTGCCGACGCGGCTGCGCCTCGCCGACGGAGCCCGGTGGCTGTTCATCTCCGAGTTCCTGCGCGAGCGCGCCGTCGCCCGGCACGGCCCGCTGCCTGACACCGGCCTGCTGCACCCCGGCGTCTCGCCGGAGCGCTTCCCGGCCGCGCCCGCCGCACCGTGGAGCGGGCGGCTGGCCTACGTCGGGCGCGTCGAGGAGGGCAAGGGGGTCCACGTCGCCGTCGAGGCGCTCGCGGAGCTGCCGGCCTCCTACCGGCTCGTCGTCGACGGGCCGGCCAACGACGCGTACGCCGGGCGCCTGCGCGCGCTGGCCGCGCAGCGCGGTGTCGCCGACCGCCTCGAGCTGCGCCGGACCCCGAGCGCCGAGGTCGCCCGCGCCTACGCCGGGGCCGACTGCATCCTCTTCCCGAACCTCTGGGACGAGCCGTGGGGTCTCGTCCCGCTGGAGGCGATGAGCGTCGGCCGCCCGGTGGTGAGCACCGCGACCGGCGGGTCGGCCGAGTTCCTCCTGCACGAGCGGACCTGCCTGCGCATCCCGCGCGAGGACCCGAGGGCCCTCGCGGCCGCGGTGCTGCGCCTGGAGCGCGAGCCGGCGCTGCGCGAGGCGCTCGTCGTGGCGGGGCGCGAACGGGTGGCGGGCCTCACCGAGGCGGCGTTCGAGGCGGGGTACGTCGCCGAGGTCGAGGCACTGGCCCACCGGGCATCTTCGGCGGCCTGA